The stretch of DNA TACGTTTACCGCCCAAACGCAAGAGGATTTATCGAAAATATCAACAACTTTTGGCTCCTAAAGAAGTCAACAAAGGTTGGGCTATGGATTTTCTAAGTGATTGGGTTGTTAGCCCAACTAATCATCGTATACGAATTATCAATATTATGGATGAAGGTTCTCGCCGAGCCTTATGGACAGAAGCTCATCATAATATTTCAGCTAAAAAGCTAATAGAGGTTTTGGAGAAAGTGATAGAATATCGTGGAAAACCATCTTATATTCGTTGTGACAATGGTCCTGAGTTTATTTCAGAAAAGCTCAAATTGTGGGCAAATAAACATGATATTGAATTGAAATTCATCCAACCAGGAAAGCCATCTCAGAATGGTTTGATTGAGCGTTTGAATAAAACATTGAGAGCCGAATGTTTGAACTTATGCTGGTTTCAATCTCTAGAAGAATTAAATGAAGAAATACAGGTTTGGAGTCAGATTTATAATCTAGAACGACCTCATAAGAACTTAGGTAATATTACCCCAGATTCTTTTGAGATTCTAAATCAGAAACTCTACTTTTTAGCGGTTGCTGCTTAGGGGAAGCCTACACTTTCTCTAACTCATCATTCCAAACTTGTTCAAAATCATCAATTATACAATTATTGTTAACATAACTCTCTATTACGTTATGGATTACAGTACCTAAAAAGGAAAATTTATTGAAAGCTTTTTTTTCTATGGCTTTAGGTTTTTGGATTAATGTATTGTAATATCTTAACTTACAGCTTTCAATAAAATTTATTTTGCTAGGACTCAGCTTCTCTATTTGAGGGTAGTTATTTTTCATTTATCATAGTGTTCTGAGCCATTTGAAAAATTCATGGTAAGACCAGGACATTCTCCTATATAAGTTAAAAGTATCTGCAAAGAATATTCGCTCAGATGATTCACACTCCATAATAATTTCGGAGAGAGAGTTATCTTCAGGATAATGCCCCCCAACATAATTCCAGAAAGGATGAACAACAACTATATTAATATCTCTATATTTTATAAAAGGAATTCCTTTATGAACTTTCAAGTTAGTTTTGTCTGCTAATATTTGTTTGTCTATTGAGTTAGCAAAATCAATAGATAGCTGTAATGCAAATTCAGACCAATCAGCAATATCTATATACGACCAATCGTTATCTAACCCAACAATATAATTTCTATTGCTTAGAACTCTTATTAAGGAAATCCCTAGTCGCCAATCTAATATTCCATGATAATTTAGATTTCTATAATTTTGTAAATCTTTATAACAAGAAGATTTACATTGTTTTGCATGTTGTTCGTTTATAAAGCTTTTTGCAAACCGATGCTCTTCTTTGGGATTTAGACACATATCAAAAAAGAATTCTAAATTGTCAAATAAATACTCCACAAATCCAGAGCCATTTGGCAACTCATCCGAAAGAATTATTTTTCCTACACTTCTCTCTGTCTCATCTTCAAGAACATGTTCAGTTATTGCTGCAAGTTCAATTTCTTCTGGAGATACATCTCTATCATCAGCAAGACATCGTTGAAGCAAAAATGCAGCAGAATGATATGCTCCTTTTGCACTAACTTTTTTGCCAGAATTTTTTGTATGGAATGGATTGATGTCTAATTCATATCTTAGTTCAAGTGGAAATAATCTAAATATATTTGTTGTTTTTCTAGCTCCAAGAGAAATAGCAGGAAGTCCCTCTGTTTCATCTGAAGACATTATTATTGATTTTATATTAGGATTTTTAACAGCTTCATTGAATCCATATCCTAATTTAGAGTTCAAATCTAAATCAATCATTTGGTTTCTTAATGTTGCTCCTTTTTCTTCAATAGAAGTTGTTTTCAACCTAAATCCTTCATCCCCATTAGTATTTAATCTCCATGTGTAATCTGTTCCAGAAAAAGTAGCTTTAGACATACCTATTGTTTTGATTCTGTCATTTTCATTTTTTATTGATTGTGAAAATAGTAAAGGCTTTGAAGTGTTTATCTCTTGGTCAACTTCCCTATCTTGAGGTTTACCTGAGTAGTCGGTTCTAAAACCATTAGGAATAACAACAAGATGAAAAGTTTGAGAAGTATTATCTACAGGCTTACTTGGCTCCATTTCACCTGGATTATATTTTACCGTATCAATAATATTGTTTTGGGTGTTCTTAATTATCCACGTTGCATCTATGTATGCATCATCATCAAATAGCTTCGCCTCCATTGAGTTTGTAGCGAAATTGTAAGAAATTTCTGAAATACGGGGAGTTAAACCAACACTAGTATAGATTCTCTTGTCTTTTGTCTTTTGCCCCCCTGGTGCAAAATCAAAGATAGCTCTATCCAGAGGCCTATCAATTGTCTTAGCTATAAATGTTCGTGTTTGAGGATCTATCTTTTCAAAGCCAAGAATCATACTTCTAATTCCTGTAGGCATTCCTGACATTGGCAGTAAACCTAGTTCTGCCATAACTTGAGCTAAATCGCCACTATTATAATTTAATCCGATGTCCTCAAACTTATCTTTAAATTCTTGAAGTAGCCAATTTTTGAATTCAAGTGAATTATAGTTTACATATAGAATTTTATCTACAAATAAATTCTGACTTAAAGACTTAAATAAGTTAATCCAATGTTTCTCATCTTCTAACCAAGTGAAAAGATTATTTAAATTATCTTGGCTACTGAAAAAATCCTCAATCTTACCGAATTCTCCATGAACACTACCATCTAATGAATCAATAATGACTTCAGAAAAATATTTTCTAAAAATACCTTTTATAGCCATTCTATAAAGAATTTGAGGCTGAGATTGACTCAAAAATGGAACTGGAGAAAGATCACCTGTCATTCTTTCAGGATTATTAAAGAAATATTCATCATGATTTCTACCACGACAATATGTTAAAGCTATATTAAATGCTTGTCCAGCACGACCTGCCCTACCGACTCTTTGCTGATAGTTGAATCTCATAGGAGACATATTTCCTTGATAGACAGCTTGAAGTGACCCAATGTCAACACCAACTTCTAATGTTGTTGTTACACTTAAGAGATCAATTTCATCAACAATTTTATTCTTTCCTGTAATAATACCTTTGAAAAGTCTCTGTCTTTCAAGTTGATTATCAGTTTGACCTGTCAATTCCTCACATCTCATTCTAATAGAATCATCTATTTTTGCGAATTGTTGTGCATAGAAGTTTTCAAGTTTTATCTGGAGAGCTGTAGTTTGACTTGAGTTTGTTAATCTACTATTGCAACTTTTGCAAATGCCACCCGAATTGTGAAGGTGTACCGTCCTACAATCTGGACATAAATAGGCAGTATCACTATCTTCTGTAAACCGAATCCGAAGGTTTGAAAGATTAAGTTTTCCATCTCGATGCTTAAAAGTACTTGTAATATTCTCCCAAATATGATTCCCTAAATTCTCAGAATCTACCCCATTATGCTCAGCTACATTTTCAATATATCTTCTGAGAGGTGCTATTTCGGTGAACCCTCTTACAAGCTTATGATCAAATTGAGATGGGTTATATCTGAAATTATCTCCTAATATTCTACAAGAAGAGTTTAAAATATTTAGATATAGTTCACTAGTAAGACCACTTACTGGAGAAGGTATTGAAGATGTTATCATTACTTGAGCTATACCAGAAGATTCAATACTATAAAATAATCTACCAAATAAAAAACGTCCAATTTCTGAAAGTATTTGCTCCCGAACAAAGTTTATTAGAATGTCTTCTTCCCCTATGTTTTTGACAAATTCTCGATTGAAATCGGGGGTGTTAGAGTCCCAATTAAAGCAGTTTTTCCAAAACTCTGTTTTATCATAATAAGATTCTCCAGCAGTTCTGACTGTTAATCTATTGTTTGATGCACTAGGACCGGCAGGGTTTATTCCTTTCTTTACAAGACCCCATATTATGTTATCAATAAGACTTTGAATACTTAATGATTTATTGCGAACATCAGAAATAAGTCTTTTTTGTTCATTTGTTGCTGCATCTGCCTTATTTAATATTAATGATTGATATATGCTAGTGCCTGTCTTGGGATCAAGTTTCTTCTTTAATTCTATTGCCTCGGTTTCAGCTCCGGCTTCGAATTTGGAGACTAGCTGATAGGCGATTATGATATTTGCTCGTTCTTTAACTAAAAGTTCTTTTATAATTTCATTGTAATTCTCTTTTTCTATATCATTTGCAAAACGTGCTGACTCTTCTCGTGAATCAGAAAACGCAACAAGTTTTCTTGGCTTTTCTTTAGATTCAGGAATAGCCTTAAATAATTCTTTAGCTAGTACCTGATTAGTTTTTCCAAAACCAGTCCTAAAACCTCTTAGTGGTGATTTCCTATTTCTTCTTCTAGAATAGTCTGCTGCACAATTAGGGCATACTGAAGGAAGAGCTGTTCCTGTCTCTGTAGAAAGGTTACTTCCTGAATTAGGAGTATAATATAATCCAGCGACTCTATCTAAACCTGAATTGAAATATAGGTGTCCATCTTTAATTCCAAGAAAACGTTTTTGCCAAGATCCTTCACTAAGTAAGTCATTTACGATGCTACTATCTATACTTTTGGGCCAGAATACTCCATAGTCATATTCAGATCTTGATTCTACTCTAGCTGATTGCGATTTTTCTGGTATTTTTTCTATTTCTGGAGGAGTGCTAATTAATGCCCCAAGAAAAGATTCATTTACATCTGTATGGTTTGCTATTTTAGTTCCACCAATCATTGTTGTACCACAGCATTCACAGTATAAAGCTTCAAAAATTCTTTTATCGTTTTTTGCGAGAGAACTTTCTTTATAGAAATTATCAAATGGGTTTTCTTCAGCATTCAACGATACATTTGAATTATCTTTTAATGTAACCCATAACCCTTCTATATTTCTAACAAAGAAGTGAAGTCTAAATCTAGGGAGCTTGCATTTCCAATCTTTATCATTATTATAACTTGCTAACTCCTTTTTATAGACATCTAATAATCCTCTTACAATTAAGAGTCCCTTAATAGCATTTTTCAGAGTTTTATCATCATGGTTACCGAATACTTTTCTCGCAATTGATTTAAACTCAGAATTGTTATCAATTGAACTAATATTAAATGTAGGAAAAGGTCGAAACCTTAATGGAGAAGAGTCGTCATCTTTATATTCAAAAGCATAGACCATTTTAGATATTAAGCATTCGTTTTGATTAACTTCATGTAAAAATTGAAGAATATTAGTACCATTCTTAGTCTCTACTTCAGAATTTATAAACGCTGATATCTTTGTGGTAAACTCTTCCTCAGATAAATATAAGAACTCATTACTCTTAAATCCGATTCTGGAAAAGAAATCTACTTCTATTGATTCATCATTAATTCTTCTTGGGATGATATTCTTTCCTTCAATAACTTCCATGTTCTCTTCAAGACCAAAGAAACCTTTTAAAAAAGCTTGACTATATTCAAACTCTTCAGTTCCGTCTTGTCCATCTAATGAAGCTGATGAGGCGAGAAGCCTTATTTTATTAGAATTTGGATTAATCCCCAATCTTGAATAAAGTAACCGAATTAGATAGGATATTTCTGTCCCTTCTGTTCCTCTATACAAATGAAGTTCATCAATAACAATATGAAAAATACGTTCTTTACGTTCTCTATTTCTTTCTTCATCTGTCAAGTTTTCAATATCCCATTCAGTTTCTGCTTCTAACCATAGCTTAGTCTCATCAAGCATTCCAGACTCAACTTCCCTCATTAGAAGTATACTAAGCATGGAAAAGTTAGTAATGAGAATATCGGGAGGTGTTTGATGCATATCAAACCTTGACCTCATTTCTGCACCATCTAGACGTTGAAAATTTGAAGCTATTTCTACTTTATCCTTTTCATTCAGAGTAGTGTCACTTTCAAGATAATCAGTTATCTCATTAAAAGTACTTGCGATGTTGGTCAGGCTTTTATTTAACTGATTCCATTTAAAAGTGTTTCTTTCTATTCCATTATCTCCTACTTTGTGTAATTTACCAGAAACAGGAGTAGAACTATTATATCTGCCAAAGAAGAGTCTATGACCATTTAATACTTGACTGCAATATTCTCTTACTGGATTACTATCAAGTGATTGTCTTAATCTAGTCATTTGATCTTCCACTAATGCATTCATTGGATAAACAATAAGTGCTTTTATAGCATTAGGCCTACTTTCATTATTTCTTTGCAGAACCCTGTTTGATAATCTAGACTCATTATCCCCAATTAACTCAATACCTGTTCCTTTGCCTATTCCTTTTGTATGAGGACCATCAATATTTACGCCACTTGAAGTTCCTTTGTATTTTATTAAATCCTTCAGTAAGTATGCGACTAAAGGAAGTAAAAATGACTCGGTCTTACCTGAACCTGTTCCAGATGTAATAACACAGTTTTTTCCAGCAAGAGCCTCCCTCAACATTTTGTCTTGATGTGCATATAGAGGATAATCGCCTGTAAAAAGACCTCTTTTGACAAATTCTTTGAAAATTCTAACTTCCTCTTTAGAAAAACCAGATAAATCATCTACTGTAAGCTCGTCAATTTTTTTGGGGCCGGATTGGTACTCGAGCAAAAGTTCAATCCATGGTTGTCTGTAGATAGAACCATCTGTTTCTAAAAGCTCTAATCTTTTTTCTTCGAATTCCTCATATCGAGTACCAAAAGCAGTTTTAACATAAGATATATAGCCTTGTATTACTTTTTCAAATACACCTATTGGGTTTATCATAGTGTCAATATTTTTTGATTTAATTTTTCTTCGATTACTTTGATTATCTTTAAAGGAATATTTCTATATACTCTAAATGGGGTATTCTGAGTTTTTTGCATTTCAGGTATTTCTGCATTAATTAGAATTAATCCACGTTCAATCCAAAATGGTAAGCCAAGGAAAAATGGAACGAGCAAGTCATATTCGTCATTTTTTTCTATTTTTTGCTTAAATAGAATAGTTTTATTCAAATCAAGGACTGAGAAAATTCCCAAATATAACTCGTTCAATAATCTAACTTGATTATTAACCTTTATAATGTGTGTCATTGAATTATCTCTAAACCCTTCATATCGGACAACAGATAAATCAGGTAAGGTTTCAACTTCTTTTGTAGTATCTATCCATTTTAGGCTATTCGTATCAAACACTCTTTTTCTATGGTGGTCAGTACTATACTTTGGATTTTTATGAATATCTTTTAGAAATTCTTTTACGGTTCTTTGTGTATACAAACATGCTAATTGATATACTGCAAAAGTAGGATTTAGAGGGTGTTCAATATCATTAACAAAATCAATTTGCATTGTTTTTTTAAGCGAGAGAAACTTTGAAAGCTCACCATCATTATCTTGCAAAATAAATTTTGTTGGATATAAATCTTCTTTATAATTCGAATGTTTTTCTTCAATTAACTGGATGGAAATCTTTTCACACTCTTGCTTTAATTGATTAATAAAACTGGAAGTTCTATGACCACATAAGTATCCCCTTAATCCAACTGTAGTACGTACAAAAAGTATTGCTGTGGGATTAACTTTAATACACTCTCCATAATCTTGAAAATTTATATAGCCAAGATGTCTCCAATGATCCATTATTCTTTTACTATATCTTAGAGATAATTCAGAATCAAGTTCTCGTAATAATTTTGGAAAATCATAAGTAGAAACACTTTGGTTTTGTGCAATAAATTGTAATAAGATATCTCCTTGAGATAACTGCCATGTTGATGCATTTAGTAGAGCAAGAGTATTTCCTTTTTTCTTAGGATTAAAAAGGCGAAATAGATTCATGTGCCATTGATTAAACTTAGACACATCAAATTTCTTATAAAAATCACAGGGAATATCTAAAATATCATTATCTCCTCTCTTCAATTCAATACAATTTTTACCTTCTTGATCCTTTAGATATGGTAGCGAAATATTTTTGGCTTCTCCAGATAAATTGCCAAAATATAAATTGTACCTAGATTTAATTTTCCCCCCTTCTTCTTTAATTTGAAATTGCCCTTCATATTCAAAAGTGTTAGGTATACGATATAGATGATCGGAGTTTTCTATGTGAATTAGCGTACAAAGTTTTTCTTTAGTTTTGGGATTAATTGCTATTATCTGAGGAGATGAATTTGGGCCAATGTATCTAAAAATTGGATTAAACTCTTTAAATATACATTTCCTTCTATCTCCAGTAAATACCGAAATCAAATCAATCTTACCTTCAATTTTACTGTATGGATTATATATATTGTATATTTCATCAAATTGAGCTTCTTCAAGTCCACTAAATTTTAGAGCAAAATGGTTAGTGTTGAGAAGTTCATGCTCGTTACACTTAATTGTTGAAGAAATATTAATATTATCAAGAGTATCTCTATCTATTATTAGAATGAATGAGGTGTCATTACTTGGGAATTCAGCTTCTCTCCATTCATTAAATTCATGGTTCTTTGTTAACCAATAAACATTCTTATTAGTCATGTATCTTTGAGTCCCACTTTTAATCAAAAGTCCCTCTGATAAATCTACATCCAAGAACAATTTATTAGATGTATTAGTACTATCTAGAGAAATGTTGTATTCAAAATCAGCATATTCCAGAATGGTTTCCTCAAGATTTTCGCTTAAAGCTCTAAAATAAAATTCAGAAATCGGGTCATTAGGCCAACTAGGGAGTCTATCTATACATAATCGAAGAGGAATGGGAGGTGTTCTAAATTCAGCTTTTTCACTTGACAAAGTTTTCGCAGTATAGTGTTGTCTACAGTAACTATTTAGAAATTTAACAATGGAAATTTGAAGAGGACCTTCCTCCGTTAGATATTTCAAAATTAATTGCGATTTTTTTAATTTATTTGGATGTTTTCCAAAAAACGTACACCATTCAGTCTTTGAAATAACTTTCCCGACAATAAATCCATCATCAATCAATAAATCAATAATTCTAGAGAACTGACTAGAATTAAAGAGAGAATGACGCTCAATTCTTGAAACATATTTTCTATTAGAGTTATTGGGGTTATGTCTAATAAAATAACCTAAGCTTCCCTTTTTGAATTGGCAAGACCATTCTTCTAGATTTTCCCATATTGGTTCTAATTTACTTTTTGATATTCCGGAATTTATTTTTGACCATTTATCACCTAAAACCGAGTTCCCAAAATGATTGATTCGTTTATATACATTTGCAATAGTTAAATTGTCACTTTCATCTTCTGCTAAAGCATATATTATAAATATAATAAAGCCGAAATATTCTGGGATGGGTTTCCTTACCACTCTCTCTCCAAGCTTTCTAGGAAGGGAATTATTATATAGCTGTTCAAGCTTTGAAAAGAAGTTAAGAGCACCTATCTCTTTAGATATAGCATTAATAAAATCTTCAACAGAATATTGAAAATTACTTATTTCTTGAAACAGTTCATCGGAAGTTGGGAAACAACCTATTTCTTGATTAGCTAGATGTTCATTAAAAAAGTGATTTACAAGGGATTTATTCCAATCTTTATACTTAAAGACTGGTTCTTCTTGTTCAGTTTCTTTGGATGTCTTTTTTAATTCAAATTCATTCCAAACTTCTTTTGTCAGCTTATTCATGTTACCATGACTGTAAATTCCAGATCGTTCTAAATTCCTAAACATCAAAGTTTGTGCTTCTGTTGAGCGTACGGTACGACCTAAACGACTCGCCAATTTTTGTATAGCAGGATTATGTTCATGTAACCCGACTCCATTTAGTTCTTTGTAAAGCTTATATACTAGAATTATCTCATCCTTTGTCCAACGAACACCAGACTTTAGATTTTTTTCGCCCCCTTTTACTCTTTTATAAGCCATTCGTCTCAATTTTATTTAAAAGTGAATTTATATGGCTACCTATTTCATAGGCTAACTTTGGCGGAACTGCATTACCTACCTGAGTATATTGAGGTACTTCAAAGCTTCTGTTCTCACCACCTGTAGTTTCTTTTGACTTAAAGATGAACCAATCTGGAAAACTTTGAATCCTTGCCATTTCTCGGACAGTAAGAACTCGATTTTCGAATATAGAATAGTGGCAAATATCATCAGGAATAGTAAGTTGTGCAGGTGATGGCAATGTCTGTACAAGGGCCCTTTGAGAGTGTTTCTTAGTTAAAGAGACATCTCTAATGAATTTTTGAAAACTCATTAAAGAACTAAACAATGAACCAAAGTTTTTAATTGTTGATTTTAACTCATTGTATAGTTTTTTTATATCATCATTAGCAATTACTAAATTATCTTTTTTCTTTTCTAAAATAGATTCTTTTAATCCATTTGCATGGTTTAGAATCTGATAAAACAAAAATCTTTTTTTTATTTTATCTGTGTGATTTCTATAATTATGATTATGTATTTTATCAAGGGAGCTAAAATTAGATTTAAAAAGTTCGTTGATGGAGTTAACATAACTAGATTTTTTACCACACTTAACATTTATTAAATCATCAATAGCATCCTTAACAGATATCCAAGTCTCTTTATTAAAAGTAGTAGGCTTAGGTAAAATATATCCATCAAATAATTCTGTGTTTTTTTCAATATCATAGTAATCTAAGTCCATGAGATTTAATTTGTCAAAATCAGAGTGGACTTTTGAATAAAAAGATGCAACTTTTAGAAGTATCTTATTTTCAGGGTATTTTTCAAGGACTTTATAAAAAATATCTTCTCGAAAGGCAACCATTATATATCTGGGCCTATTCTGTGCAATACCATAATATTTAGAATTTAGTAGCATACACACAGGTGCAAAACCTTTCTGGGCGAAAGCTTTTGCAACTTCAAACCAGGCATAATATTTTTTCTTGCCATCACGAAATGCAGATAAAATCCCTTTAACATTTTCTAATAAAACTACTTTAGGTTTAATTATTTCACAAATTTCTGCAAAATCTAATGGTAATCTATTTTTATAGTTTTCTAATTCTCTTTTTCCTGCAAGACTAAAACTCTGACATGGAGGGCCTCCAGAAACTAAATCTAATTCTCCTTCATAAGGATTGTTAATATTGTACTCAATTAATTTATTTCTTAAATGTCTTACATCTCCAACTAATAAGCTTCCTGATAAGTCGCTTAAATCTTTTTCGAATATTAATTCACAGTTTTCATCTTCGTTATGTGATAATAAGTTTTCTCGGAGCCTTTTTTCGTAAGATTTTTTAGGATATCGTGAGTGAACCCACTTTACCTTTTCATTAGGTTTGGTTATATCTATATCTAATAGATTAGATGCAAAAGTATTACTAGCCATTGGTGAAACTTCATTAGCAAACAGTAGCTCAAAACCTGCGGCTTCCATACCTACTGCCATCCCTCCACAACCTGCAAATAATTCAATATGTTTTCTGTTTTTTGTCAATTTATTGCAATTAATTATATGTGAATAGTTTAATAACGGATTATATCATAAGAATAGCCTAATTATGTTTCCATTCTTATTTGTAAAAAATTCCTTTCTCTATTTATAGAGTTAAAAAATAAAGAAGCAAAGCATATACATTATAAGTAATTGCTATGTTATATGTACATTAATGCTATTGTCTTTAAGGAGTGATAAGTATAACGTTTACCCTCCTTCTAAATATAGTAAAAATAAAGAATAGTCGAAAAAACTAATTATCAATTTTAGTAATGCTTTGAAGTAGAAAATATAATCATATATGATTCATAAAAAGTAAAACATTCACTTTTAGATGAAAAAAATCTTGCTTGTTTTAGGATGTTATATAGATGTAGATTAGAACAGTATTCCTCTTTTAAAATCGTGTATAATTATTCCTACAAATTGAGGATTAATTTTGAGGAAATAGAAACACAAAATTATGGTTTAGCCTGAATTAGATGAGTTATAACATTTTGGAAAGGGGGGCTTCAAT from Aureispira anguillae encodes:
- a CDS encoding IS3 family transposase → MILDCLSKEYSIRRTCVVLGLRRQTYYSRKSGHRPEEKDEEIVDLLHQLTKRFVSWGFWKIYHYLRNQGYAYNHKRIYRIWCIEGLNLRLPPKRKRIYRKYQQLLAPKEVNKGWAMDFLSDWVVSPTNHRIRIINIMDEGSRRALWTEAHHNISAKKLIEVLEKVIEYRGKPSYIRCDNGPEFISEKLKLWANKHDIELKFIQPGKPSQNGLIERLNKTLRAECLNLCWFQSLEELNEEIQVWSQIYNLERPHKNLGNITPDSFEILNQKLYFLAVAA
- a CDS encoding PD-(D/E)XK nuclease family protein, encoding MKNNYPQIEKLSPSKINFIESCKLRYYNTLIQKPKAIEKKAFNKFSFLGTVIHNVIESYVNNNCIIDDFEQVWNDELEKV
- a CDS encoding DEAD/DEAH box helicase, with amino-acid sequence MINPIGVFEKVIQGYISYVKTAFGTRYEEFEEKRLELLETDGSIYRQPWIELLLEYQSGPKKIDELTVDDLSGFSKEEVRIFKEFVKRGLFTGDYPLYAHQDKMLREALAGKNCVITSGTGSGKTESFLLPLVAYLLKDLIKYKGTSSGVNIDGPHTKGIGKGTGIELIGDNESRLSNRVLQRNNESRPNAIKALIVYPMNALVEDQMTRLRQSLDSNPVREYCSQVLNGHRLFFGRYNSSTPVSGKLHKVGDNGIERNTFKWNQLNKSLTNIASTFNEITDYLESDTTLNEKDKVEIASNFQRLDGAEMRSRFDMHQTPPDILITNFSMLSILLMREVESGMLDETKLWLEAETEWDIENLTDEERNRERKERIFHIVIDELHLYRGTEGTEISYLIRLLYSRLGINPNSNKIRLLASSASLDGQDGTEEFEYSQAFLKGFFGLEENMEVIEGKNIIPRRINDESIEVDFFSRIGFKSNEFLYLSEEEFTTKISAFINSEVETKNGTNILQFLHEVNQNECLISKMVYAFEYKDDDSSPLRFRPFPTFNISSIDNNSEFKSIARKVFGNHDDKTLKNAIKGLLIVRGLLDVYKKELASYNNDKDWKCKLPRFRLHFFVRNIEGLWVTLKDNSNVSLNAEENPFDNFYKESSLAKNDKRIFEALYCECCGTTMIGGTKIANHTDVNESFLGALISTPPEIEKIPEKSQSARVESRSEYDYGVFWPKSIDSSIVNDLLSEGSWQKRFLGIKDGHLYFNSGLDRVAGLYYTPNSGSNLSTETGTALPSVCPNCAADYSRRRNRKSPLRGFRTGFGKTNQVLAKELFKAIPESKEKPRKLVAFSDSREESARFANDIEKENYNEIIKELLVKERANIIIAYQLVSKFEAGAETEAIELKKKLDPKTGTSIYQSLILNKADAATNEQKRLISDVRNKSLSIQSLIDNIIWGLVKKGINPAGPSASNNRLTVRTAGESYYDKTEFWKNCFNWDSNTPDFNREFVKNIGEEDILINFVREQILSEIGRFLFGRLFYSIESSGIAQVMITSSIPSPVSGLTSELYLNILNSSCRILGDNFRYNPSQFDHKLVRGFTEIAPLRRYIENVAEHNGVDSENLGNHIWENITSTFKHRDGKLNLSNLRIRFTEDSDTAYLCPDCRTVHLHNSGGICKSCNSRLTNSSQTTALQIKLENFYAQQFAKIDDSIRMRCEELTGQTDNQLERQRLFKGIITGKNKIVDEIDLLSVTTTLEVGVDIGSLQAVYQGNMSPMRFNYQQRVGRAGRAGQAFNIALTYCRGRNHDEYFFNNPERMTGDLSPVPFLSQSQPQILYRMAIKGIFRKYFSEVIIDSLDGSVHGEFGKIEDFFSSQDNLNNLFTWLEDEKHWINLFKSLSQNLFVDKILYVNYNSLEFKNWLLQEFKDKFEDIGLNYNSGDLAQVMAELGLLPMSGMPTGIRSMILGFEKIDPQTRTFIAKTIDRPLDRAIFDFAPGGQKTKDKRIYTSVGLTPRISEISYNFATNSMEAKLFDDDAYIDATWIIKNTQNNIIDTVKYNPGEMEPSKPVDNTSQTFHLVVIPNGFRTDYSGKPQDREVDQEINTSKPLLFSQSIKNENDRIKTIGMSKATFSGTDYTWRLNTNGDEGFRLKTTSIEEKGATLRNQMIDLDLNSKLGYGFNEAVKNPNIKSIIMSSDETEGLPAISLGARKTTNIFRLFPLELRYELDINPFHTKNSGKKVSAKGAYHSAAFLLQRCLADDRDVSPEEIELAAITEHVLEDETERSVGKIILSDELPNGSGFVEYLFDNLEFFFDMCLNPKEEHRFAKSFINEQHAKQCKSSCYKDLQNYRNLNYHGILDWRLGISLIRVLSNRNYIVGLDNDWSYIDIADWSEFALQLSIDFANSIDKQILADKTNLKVHKGIPFIKYRDINIVVVHPFWNYVGGHYPEDNSLSEIIMECESSERIFFADTFNLYRRMSWSYHEFFKWLRTL
- a CDS encoding DNA cytosine methyltransferase, whose product is MTKNRKHIELFAGCGGMAVGMEAAGFELLFANEVSPMASNTFASNLLDIDITKPNEKVKWVHSRYPKKSYEKRLRENLLSHNEDENCELIFEKDLSDLSGSLLVGDVRHLRNKLIEYNINNPYEGELDLVSGGPPCQSFSLAGKRELENYKNRLPLDFAEICEIIKPKVVLLENVKGILSAFRDGKKKYYAWFEVAKAFAQKGFAPVCMLLNSKYYGIAQNRPRYIMVAFREDIFYKVLEKYPENKILLKVASFYSKVHSDFDKLNLMDLDYYDIEKNTELFDGYILPKPTTFNKETWISVKDAIDDLINVKCGKKSSYVNSINELFKSNFSSLDKIHNHNYRNHTDKIKKRFLFYQILNHANGLKESILEKKKDNLVIANDDIKKLYNELKSTIKNFGSLFSSLMSFQKFIRDVSLTKKHSQRALVQTLPSPAQLTIPDDICHYSIFENRVLTVREMARIQSFPDWFIFKSKETTGGENRSFEVPQYTQVGNAVPPKLAYEIGSHINSLLNKIETNGL